The genomic region CCCGCTGCACGGCCAGGATCGCCTCGTCGAGCTTGAACGGCTTGGTCAGGTAGTCGAACGCGCCGTGGCGCATGGCTTGGATCGCCGTCTCCAGACTGCCAAAGGCCGTCATCAGGATCACCCGGCCTCCCGGCGCTCGCTGCCGCACTTCCCGAAGGAGCGTGAGCCCATCCATGCCCTCCATCCGGAGGTCCGTCAGAACGACCGCCGGCTCGACCGTCTCGAGGGCCTGGAGAGCGGCGGCGCCACTGGTCGCCCCGCTCGGTTCGTAGCCTTCCCGCTTCAAGGCGGCGCAGAGGATGTCGACCTGTTCGGCGTCGTTGTCGACTACCAGGATTCGGGCACTCATGCTGCTGCCGACGAAGCGGCCGGGAGCCAGATGCGCACCGTGGTCCCGCTACCGACCTCGCTCAAGACCTTGATGCTCCCGCCGTGTTCCCGAATGACATCGCGACAGATGGCGAGGCCCAACCCGGTCCCGCGTCCCGGAGGTTTCGTGGTGAAAAAGGGATCGAAAACACGCGGCAGGTCGTCGGGGCGGATCCCGACGCCGGAATCGGCCACGTCGAGGACCACCCCCGGCTGCCCGCCGGGCCGCGGAGCTGCATACGCCCGAATCAGCAGGGTGCCCCCGGCGAGGGTCGCCTCGATGGCGTTGATGATCAAATTGATCATGACCTGCTGGAGCTGGTTGGGATCCCCTTTCACCGTGAGCTCGGGTGCGAGACTACGGCTCACCGTGAGGCCGGCCCGGCGGGCGGTGGGTTCGAGCAGTTCGAGCACGGCGTTGACGATCGGGCCGAGGGCGACATCCTGGATCTCGGGCTTCCGGGGCCGCACGAGGTCCAGAAGCGAGGCGATGATGCCGCTGATCCGGTCGATTTGCGCCACGATCGTCCGCAGGTGAGCGGCTTTGGGGTCGTCCGCCGCCAGATCGCGGAGAACGTACTCGGCTCGCCCGGAGATGATGTTGAGCGGGGTGCCGATCTCGTGGGCGACCTCGGACGCGATCCGGCCGGCCACGGCGAGTTGCTCCGCCTGCCGAACTTGCCGGGCCAGATCGAGCCGGCCCTCGGACTCGGCGACCAGCTGGCGACGCGCCTCGGCCAGCCGCTCGGTCATCTCGTTGAAGGCGCCGGCGAGCCGGGAGAACTCGTCATCGCCGCGGACTGCAATCGTGACCGGTTGCCCGGCGCCGAGCGCCTTGACCCCGGCCATGAGAGTCCCGATCGGCTTGAGGATCGTCTGGCGCGCCCCGATCCAGACGAGGACCGCGAGGGCGACGGCCAACATCCCCACCCGCTGAACGATTTCCCATCGAGCGGCCGCGAGCTTCGCGTCGACGTCGCCGGCGAGTCGGACGATTTCCATCACTCCGCGGAAGGCGCTCGGTCGTCCTCGCAGCGGCACGATGGTGTAAAGGACGCGCTTCCCGCCACGTCGCTGGAAAAAGATGACGGGCTGCCCGACCTCGATCGCGTCCCTCAGGGCCGTCTGGGGGATGTCTTCACCGATGGTCAACGGGTTCGAGACGACGACTGGCCGGAGCGCCGCGTCGAAGATCCGGATCCGGTCGATCTCCTCCTGCACGCGCACCACTTCGGCGAGCAGGTGCCGGATGTCCGAAATCTGTCGGTCGCGGAGCGCGTTCTCGACCGCCACCTGCAGGGCGGTGGCTGTGATCACCATGCGGTGCTGCTCTTCGGCGAGGAACTGGCCCTCCTCGATGTGGAGACGCAGGACACCGTAGCCGCCGATGACCAGGACGAGGGGGGCGACCAGGAGCAGCAGCAGTTTCGCACGCAGGCCTGGACCTACCATGCGGCTCCGGCTACCCGCGCCCCGACGAAGCTGGAATCATGCGGCGGCTGGAGGACCTCGTAAGACCTGGACTCATGCTGACATACGGGTGCCGGGCGGTCAACGACTGGCCCGATCGTGCTGTCCGGGGAGCTACGACGTCATGGTGACCCTCATCGCGCCCCCGGCGGCGTGCCGAGCGTATGTCGCTGACGCCGCCCGCGTCGGCCGGGTCGTCGTGACCGGCGCTCAGGATGTCGTCGGGGCCGGATTGCGCGTGGCGAGGGCGCCGCGAAGGACGCCGAGCAGCGTGACGAGTCGGAACGGCTTGTCCAGGTATCCGGTCGCGCCGAGACGCATCGCCGTCTCGCGGGCCTTCGCCCCGCCGAAGGCGGTGATGATGATCACCGGAATCTCCGGCCAGCGCTGCCGAAGCGAGGGCAGGATCTCGAGTCCCCAGTCGCCTGGCATCTCGTGGTCCAGGATGATCGCCGCCGGTTCCACTCGCGGCAGGAGCAGGAGAAGCTCGTGGGCGTCGAACGCCTCTTCCACGCGGAAGCCGGTCGCCGTCAGGAAGTCCCGGATCACGGCACGCATTTCCACGTCGTCATCGGCAAGCAGGATGGTGGCGTCGTCGAGAGTCGCCGGCGTCATCGGGAGGCCTCCGGCTCGACCCGCCCTGCATTCCGTGAGGCGCGAGCTCGGAGTGGGCGAGCACGTCCACGGCGCTCGCCCTGGAGGAGCCATACCAGGCGGTTCCATTCGACGGGCTTGGAGAGGTGCCCGTCGAAGCCCGCGGCGAGCGTCTGCTGGTAGTGTTGGTGACGATCCAGGGCCGTGAGGGCGAGCACGCGCAGGCGAGCGCGGGCCGGGTCGGCCCGCAACCGCTGGATGAACTCGAAGCCGTCCATCACGGGCATGAGCAGGTCGCACAGGACGACGTGGGGGTCGTGGCGGCGAGGACCCGGAATGCCTCCTCGCCGTCCCCCGCCAGGAGTACACGCGCTCCCATCGCTTCCAGGAATTGCCGCAGAGCCTCTCGGCTGTCGGCGTGGTCCTCTACCACGAGGACTCGGAGCCCCTCGAGAGCACCGGCCGCCGCGGCGGGGCGGCGCCGGTCGGATAGCGCCGCCTTTCCGCCACGGCGGCCGGCCGCCCGAGGCCGGACGGACTGCTCTCGGGCGCGTCGTGTGGGTAGGGCCACGGATGCCATCGCCCGGGACGCCTCGCAATGGACGTGCCACCGACGTGCAGGTCCAAGAATGCCAAGGCTTCCCGCCGGTTGTCATCCGATGGCTTTGAATCTTCCACCGGTTCGGGCGACAGGATGGCGCGGCCGCGACAGCGTGTCGCCCGCCTCAGGTCCTCTCGGGCGCCCCGGCCCGACGCCGCCAGGCCGGGGCGCTCCGCACCGCCGGATCGGCCCTCTCATTGCCGGAGGCCCTGGCCGCCCGCGTGTGGCATCCGGCAGTCCAGGAGGCACGACCAGGCGCCAGACGGTGGCCGTGGCCCTGAAAGACCTGGACACGGTGGGCCAGTCGCCGGCGGTGGGCCGCCTCTAAAAGTGACCTCCGACAGCGTCATCCTGATCGACGGCCATCGCGGGCCGGCGGGCTTTCGGGCGGCCGCGTTGGACAGCTTCGACCCCTTTGTTATAATTCCTCCGATCGATCCTCACCCCCGAGTCAGGCGACGCCGTTCCCGATCATGAACCCTGGGGGCAGAGTTCACGGAGGAGTTATGTGGTTACGGAGACGACCTCGGACCGAGGACGAGGAGAACCCGTCGTACTGGGACGATGACGACAGCGGGGACAAGGAAGGCGACGAGGACGGCGACGAGGCCGACGAGGACGTCGACGACGAGGACGAGTTCGAAGACGACGAGGACGAGTTCGAAGACGACGAGGAAGAGTTCGAGGACGAGGAAGACGAGGACGAGGACGAAGACGACGAGGAGGACGAGCCGGAGGCCGGCCAGTAGTCCCGCCTCTCCCGCTTCGATGGTCGGTTAGCCCGAGGAGTTGCGCATGCCGCTGACCCATCTCCGTGTCCTGGATCTCACGCAGGTGCGCTCGGGCCCCACCTGTACCCGGCTGTTCGCCGACTTCGGGGCCGAGGTGATCCGCATCGAGCGCCCCGGGGAGGCGGACCGGGCGCGCGAGGCCTTCGATGCCGTCGACCTCCACCGCGGCAAGAAGAGCATCCTGCTCGACCTCGGCAAGCCCGCCGGGCTCGAGGTGTTCCTCCGTCTGGCCCGCTCGGCCGACGTGGTGGTGGAGAACTTTCGGCCGGGCGTCAAGCACCGGCTGGGCATCGATTACGAGCGGCTCGCCGCCGTGAACGGGCGGCTGATCTACGCGAGCATCTCGGGCTTCGGTCAGTCGGGTCCCTATGCGGATCGCCCGGGGTACGATCAGATCGTCCAGGGGATGTCGGGCCTGATGTCGATCACCGGCACCGAGCACACGGGGCCGCTCCGGATCGGCATCCCGATCGGCGACCTGCTGGCCGGGTACTTCGCGGCACTCGGCATCCTCGTCGCGCTCGCCGAGCGGGAGCGGTCGGGCCGCGGCCAGTGGCTCGATACCTCGCTCCTCGCTGCACTGGCCGGGAGCCTGTCGTTCCAGGCCGGCAAGTACCTCAACACCGGCGAAGTCCCGCCGCCGGTCGGCAACCACCATCCGCTCACCTCGCCCATGGGCGTCTACCGGGCGCGGGACGGCCATCTCAACCTGGCCGTCGGCTCGGAGGTCATGTGGCGCCGCTTCTGCGAGGCGATCCGGCAGCCGGGGCTGGCCGACGACCCGCGCTTCGCGACCAACCAGGGCCGGATCGACCACCGGCCGGCGCTGAACGCGATCATCGAGGAAGTGTTCGCCGGCGGATCCACGGCCGAATGGGTGGAGC from Candidatus Methylomirabilota bacterium harbors:
- a CDS encoding ATP-binding protein, producing MVGPGLRAKLLLLLVAPLVLVIGGYGVLRLHIEEGQFLAEEQHRMVITATALQVAVENALRDRQISDIRHLLAEVVRVQEEIDRIRIFDAALRPVVVSNPLTIGEDIPQTALRDAIEVGQPVIFFQRRGGKRVLYTIVPLRGRPSAFRGVMEIVRLAGDVDAKLAAARWEIVQRVGMLAVALAVLVWIGARQTILKPIGTLMAGVKALGAGQPVTIAVRGDDEFSRLAGAFNEMTERLAEARRQLVAESEGRLDLARQVRQAEQLAVAGRIASEVAHEIGTPLNIISGRAEYVLRDLAADDPKAAHLRTIVAQIDRISGIIASLLDLVRPRKPEIQDVALGPIVNAVLELLEPTARRAGLTVSRSLAPELTVKGDPNQLQQVMINLIINAIEATLAGGTLLIRAYAAPRPGGQPGVVLDVADSGVGIRPDDLPRVFDPFFTTKPPGRGTGLGLAICRDVIREHGGSIKVLSEVGSGTTVRIWLPAASSAAA
- a CDS encoding response regulator — protein: MTPATLDDATILLADDDVEMRAVIRDFLTATGFRVEEAFDAHELLLLLPRVEPAAIILDHEMPGDWGLEILPSLRQRWPEIPVIIITAFGGAKARETAMRLGATGYLDKPFRLVTLLGVLRGALATRNPAPTTS
- a CDS encoding response regulator; translation: MTTGGKPWHSWTCTSVARPLRGVPGDGIRGPTHTTRPRAVRPASGGRPPWRKGGAIRPAPPRRGGRCSRGAPSPRGRGPRRQPRGSAAIPGSDGSACTPGGGRRGGIPGPRRHDPHVVLCDLLMPVMDGFEFIQRLRADPARARLRVLALTALDRHQHYQQTLAAGFDGHLSKPVEWNRLVWLLQGERRGRARPLRARASRNAGRVEPEASR
- a CDS encoding CoA transferase, with amino-acid sequence MPLTHLRVLDLTQVRSGPTCTRLFADFGAEVIRIERPGEADRAREAFDAVDLHRGKKSILLDLGKPAGLEVFLRLARSADVVVENFRPGVKHRLGIDYERLAAVNGRLIYASISGFGQSGPYADRPGYDQIVQGMSGLMSITGTEHTGPLRIGIPIGDLLAGYFAALGILVALAERERSGRGQWLDTSLLAALAGSLSFQAGKYLNTGEVPPPVGNHHPLTSPMGVYRARDGHLNLAVGSEVMWRRFCEAIRQPGLADDPRFATNQGRIDHRPALNAIIEEVFAGGSTAEWVERLNAAGVACGPIYHVGQVFEDPQVRQAHLVEEVHHPVHGPMRVLGQPVFLHRTPAKVTASSPLPGQHTREVLQAAGYDPLAIERLLADGVTAESRPGAPGGDRAGATVTRTAP